In Solidesulfovibrio carbinoliphilus subsp. oakridgensis, the sequence TCGCCGGTGCCGATGGCGACGGTTGCTCCGTCCTTGACGAAGATGACCGAGTTGGACGTGACGCCGGCCTCGACGGCCCAGGCGAAAAGGAGGTCTTCGGCTTCCTGGGCGCTCGGGGCCCGGGCCACCACCGTGGTGCCGGCCTTGTCCGTGGCCTGGGCCGGCAGGAAATCGCCGACAGCGAGGATGCGGTTGCGGAAGGAGAACTGGAGCACCAGCCCGCCGTCGGCCAGGGACTTGACGTCCAGAAACGGCTGGCCCACCAGCTTGTCGAGCTGGGAGAGGCCGGGCAGGCGGAAAATGCGGAGATTCTTCTTGGATTTGAGGATCTCCAGGGCCTTTGGCTCATAGTCCGGGGCGGCCACCACTTCGACGTACACGGCGTTTATCTGCTCGGCCGTGGCCACGTCCAGGGTCCGGTTGACCACCACGGCCCCGCCAAAGGCGGCGATGCGATCGGCCGTGAAGGCGGCCTCGAAGGCCACGGCCAGGCCGGCGTCGGACCAGGCCGCGCCGCAGGGATTGTTGTGCTTGAGGATGACGGCGGCCGGTTTGGCGGTCAGGTACTGTAATATGTTGACGCCGTTGTCCACGTCGGTGAGATTGGTCTTTCCCGGATGCTTGCCGCTTTGGAGCAAATGCTCTTCGGTCGCGGCACAGACGAGCCCGTCGCCGGGGCCGCGAAAAGTGACGCCGCCGAGCGTGAGGCGACCGTCGACCGGGGCGTAGAGAGCGGCCGGCTGGTCCGGGTTTTCGCCGTAGCGCAGGCCCTTTTCCTCGCCGTCGATGGTCCAGGTCCGCTTGGCGAAGGTGAGTTCGGCGTCTCCGAGCCTGATGGCGAGTTCGGCCGGGAAGGGATCCTCCACCATGGTGGTGTACATTTTTTTCAGGTCGCTCATGGCTGCGCCGCTCCTTGCGTTGTCGTGCGTGGGGATGCCTAGCACAGCCGGCGAGGCTCGGCAATTTGCATTTGGAAGGCCCGGGCAATTCTGCTAGGAAGGCCTGTCCGCGCCCTGCGCGGCCGTATTTCGGGGAAGGGAGCGCTCGTGGAACAGGTGTTGCTGAAATTGGCCAGGCAGCTTCGGGCCTTTGACGAAGCCTCGCTCATGGCGCTCTGGGACAAATACGCCGACTCGGTCACCCGGTTCGAGCCGTCCCAGCGCTGGGAAGAGTCGGTCCTGGTCCTGGCCATGATCCAGGGCATGCGTTTTAAAAACCAGTTGTTCAATCACCATTGGGCCGAAGGCCGCCTGCCGGGCCAGCCGGCGGCGACCGCGCCGGCCGTTGCCGCGCCCGCGCCGGCCGCCGCCACGGACGCGGCGGATCGTCCGGGCGAAGCCGGCACGCCGGCGCCGGCACCCGCCGCCGGCAAGCCGCGCCGGGGCAAAGTCCTGGCGTTTCGACCCAAGGAGAGAGGGGAGTCCTAAGGTTATGGCCGAATACCGCAACCAGCAGACGCCCGGCGCAGGCCGGGGCATCGTCATTCATGGCGCGCAATGGGGCGACGAGGGCAAGGGCAAGATCGTCGACCTGTTGACCGAAACGGCCAAAGCCGTGGTCCGCTTCCAGGGCGGCAACAACGCCGGGCACACCCTGGTCGTCGGCGGCGAGAAAACCGTCGTCCACCTCATGCCGTCGGGCATCCTCCACGACGGCACCACCTGCCTGATCGGCAACGGCGTGGTGCTCGATCCCGAGGTCCTGTGCCGCGAAATGGACACGCTCGGCGCCAAGGGCGTCCACGTCACGCCCGAACGGCTGATCGTCTCGCGCAAAACCCACGTTATCATGCCCTACCACCGGCTCCTCGACGGGGCGCGCGAGACGCTCTTGGCCGGCGGCAAGATCGGCACCACCGGACGCGGCATCGGCCCCTGCTACGAGGACAAGATGGCCCGCATCGGCATCCGGGCCGGCGACTTCGCCGATCCCGACCTCCTGGCCAAGAAAATCGCCAAGGCCCTGGTCGAAAAAAATATCCTCTTCACCAAGCTCTACGACATGCCGGCCCTGGACCCGGGCACCGTGGCCGAAGCCCTGGCCCCGGTGGCCAAACGCCTGCTGCCCTACCTCGGCGACGTGTCCTCGGTCATCCAGAAGACCATGGCCGCCGGCGGGGACGTGCTCTTCGAAGGGGCCCAAGGCACCCATCTCGACATCGACCACGGCACCTACCCCTTCGTCACCTCATCCAACACCGTGTCCGGACAGGCCGCCGCCGGCAGCGGCTGCGCGCCGGACGTCCTCGGCCGGGTCGTGGCCGTGGTCAAAGCCTACACCACCCGCGTCGGCTCGGGACCCTTCCCGACCGAACTCTTTGGCACCGTCGGCGACTACCTCCAGGAAAAAGGCGGCGAGTTCGGCGCGACCACCGGCCGCAAGCGCCGCTGCGGCTGGCTCGACCTGGCCTTGCTCCGCGAATCCGCCCGCCTGTCCGGCCCCACCGACATCGCGCTGACCAAACTCGATGTCCTCAGCGGCCTCTACGAAATCAAAATCTGCATCGGCTACCGCTTCAAGGGCAAGATCTACGAATATCCGCCCCAGGAAGAAGGGGCCCTCGAACACGTGGAGCCGATCTACGAGACCATGCCCGGCTGGGAAGAAGACCTCTCCGGCATCACCGCCTGGGAAGACCTGCCGCTGGCGGCCCGGGAATACGTCTCGCGCATCGAACAGTCGCTCAAAACCACCTGCTCCATCCTGTCCGTCGGACCGGATCGGCGGCAGACCATCATTCGCGGGTAGTTGTAAATAAAGAAAAGATGCCTCCGGCGGCCGGGAGGGGGTCACCCCCTCCCGGACCCACCCGAACGGGGTGGACGGAAGGAAGCGACGGCGTAGGCGGCCGGCCCGTGTGAAGTTCTTTCTTAAGAGTTTTGTCCGTAAAATTCCTTCAAACTCGCCCCGTCCCCGGGGCGACGGGCCTGTGTGGCCGGAATTGGCCGGCCGTGCTGGCTGGCTTTGCAGCCAGTGTCGGCCGGCCAATTCCGGCCACACCGACGCACTCCCGCCCTTGCCCGCCCCGCCACCCGCTTACCCCTCCCCCGCCCAGGGGGTCCGGGGGGGATGATCCCCCCCGGCCGCCGGAGGCATCTTCCCTCTCCCGCACCCCTCCCCTTCCCCGCCCCCACTACGGAGCAACACCATGACACCCCCCACCACCTTTTCCCATCACCACCTCTCCACCGCCGCCGCAGCCTTCGCCATCCCGGAGCGCCAGACGCACGTCCTGGCCGGGCTCCACGGCCTGACGCGGGCCATGCCGCAGGCGCTGATCCTGGAGGGCGGCCAGGCGTCGGAGCGGGCGGCGGTGGCGGTGTGGCTGGCGGCGCGGCTCAATTGCCGGGAGGACGGGTCGCCGTGCGGCCGGTGCCCGACCTGCCGGCAGGTGCTGGACAAGGTGTTTCTGGACCTCCAGTATTTTGACGGCGGCGTGGAAACGATCAAGGTGGACACCATGCGCGAGGTGCGCCGGCTGGTCGGGGAGCCGCCGCGCGGCCCGGGCCGGCGGGTGATCATCCTGGCCGAGGCCCAGGGCTTGACCGACGAGGCGGCCAACGCGCTGCTCAAAGCCATGGAGGAACCGCGCCCGGGCAACGTGTTCGTGCTGCTCGCGCCGCAACGGGAGCGTCTTTTCCCGACCCTGGTGTCGCGGTCGTTCGTGCTGACCCTGGCCTGGCCGGACACGGCCGTGCCGGCCCCGAGCGGCGGCGAGGACGATCCCTGGCCGCTGCTCGACGCGTTGCACCAGTTCTGGCGCACGGGCCGGGGCTGGTTTTCGGCGGCCAAGGGCCGGCCGACCAAGCTTTGCGCCGAGCGGGCCCTGACCGAGCTGTCCCGGGGACTGGCCGGCTATCTGGCCGGGCGCAACGATTCGGATCTGGCCGTCCTGCTCGGCCCGTGCCGCGACCCGGACATCCCCCGCCGCTTCGACCTGCTGTTGTCCGAGTGCCAGGAAGCACTCATCGTGACCGTCAACCCGGCCCTGGTCCTCGACCGCCTGGCCACCCGCGCCTATCTGTGGTTCCGGGGGTAACGTGAATAGGTGACGGGGTAGACGGAAGAATGCCTCCGGCGGCCGGGGGGGACACCCCCCCGGACCCCCTGAAAGGGGGAAAAAAACTCCCGCGCACCTGGCGAAGCCGGCCAAAAGTTTTTGGGAAGGGGTCCGGGGGAACCCTTTTTCCAAAAAGGGTTCCCCCGGCCGCCGGAGGCATCCCCCCTCCTGCCGCAAAAAAACGCCCGCCACCGGTGATCCGGCGGCGGGCGTTCTGATTGCTGGTCAGGAACAGGAGGCGGCTATTCGGCCGGGGCTTCCTCGGCCTTTTTCTTTTTCTTGGGCACGCCCTGGAGGAAGATCGTCTGCTGCTCGGTGGCAACGGGACGATGCTCCTTGGTCATGGACAAGCAGCTGGTGGGGCACACGTCCACGCACACGCCGCAGTACACGCAGGACATGGCTTCGCAGGTCCAGGTGCCGGCCTTATTGTCCACGCTGATGCACTGGGACGGGCACTTGATCTGGCAGGTCCGGCAGAAGATGCACTCGTCGATGTTGTTGACGAGCGTGCCGCGAAACCCTTCGAAGTGGCCCCGGACGGCAAAGGGATAGAGCCGCGTGGAGCTTTTGCTAAAAAGGTTCGTGACGACGTTTTTGGTCATGTTGAACATGGAAACGCGCTCCTTTTTTACCGTTCGGTGCAGCTGATGCAGGGGTCGATGGACAGCACGATGACCGGCACGTCAGCCAGCTCGCACCCCGGCAAGATGGCCAGAAGCGGCGGGATATTGGCGAATGTGGGGGTGCGGATGCGCACGCGCTCCATATTCTTCGAGCCGTTGCCCTTGATGTAGTACATAAGTTCGCCGCGCGGCTGTTCGACCCGGGTCACGGCCTCGCCATCCGGCTTGCCCTTGACCTTGGCGGCCACGAGGCCGGTCGGCAGGTCGAGGTTTGGCGGGGGCGCGGCAGTGATCTTGTGGTGCTTGTCGCGGTTGTAGGCCTGCATGATGTCCCGGCGTTCGCCGGCAACGACGGGACGCGGCGTGTCGTCTTCCATGGCGCCCTCGACGTTGACCGAGGTTTCGCCGGCCGGCATGCGGGCGATAGCCAGGCGGACGATGTCGATGGACTGGAGCGTCTCGCGGAAGCGGACGGCACAGCGGGCGTAGGAGTCGCCGCCGTATTCGACCACCGGCTCGAAGCCGAGTTCGTCAAAGGCGGCGTAGCCGGTCTGGCGGGCGTCCTGGGCCCAGCCCGAGCCGCGCAGCATGGGGCCGACCGCGCCGAGCTGGTAGGCCTTTTCCTTGGAAAGGACGCCGATGCCGACGGTGCGTTTTTTCACGGTGTAGTCATTGAGGATGGTGGTCTGGAGCTGCTTGATCTCCTTTTCGGACAGGGCCAGCTGCTGCTCGATCCACAGGCACTGTTCGGGGGAGAGGTCGCGGCGCACGCCGCCGATGACGTTGACCGAAACCACCACGCGGTTGCCGCAGGTGGCTTCCATGATGTCCATGATGCGCTCGCGCACCCGCCAGAACTGCATGAAGAGGCTTTCGAAGCCGAAGGCATCGGCGAAAAGCCCGAGCCACAGCAGGTGGGAGTGCATGCGGTGCAGCTCGCCCCAGATGGTGCGCAGGTACTTGGCCCGGCGGGGCACTTCGACGCCCATGATCTGCTCGACGCCCTCGCAGTAGCAAAGGGCGTGCAGGCACGAACAGATGCCGCAGACGCGCTCGACGATCTGGATCATCTGGTTGAAGTCGCGGATTTCGCACAGCCGTTCCAGGCCCCGGTGGACGTAGCCGAGGGTCGGCAGGGCCTCGATGACGGTCTCGTTCTCGATCGTAAGTTTCAGGTGCAGGGGTTCCGGCAAAACCGGATGCTGCGGACCGAAAGGCAGTATGGTACGGGCCATAAGCTTCCCTCTTTAGGACTGTTTTTGAGCCACGCTGACCTTGCAGAACGGCATGGCGCGGACTTCTTCTTCAAGATAGAGGGCTCCGCCGAAATCGAGCACGATGTCGGAGAAGCAGATGCCGAACTGGTCGCGGATCTCGTTTTCCACGAGCAGGGCGGCGAAGTAGACCGGAGAGATGCTCGGGACCACCGTATCCTTGGGGATGGTCAGGCGGTAATGCCGCATGACCAGGTCCTTGTCGTAATGGTAGAGCAGATCGAAGTTGTTGTCGGCGAGCTGCACGGCGGACATGGTGACCAGCCGCCAGCCGTCGTCGAAGCATTCCTTGGCGACGTCCTGAACGGCGTCGAGGGAAAGGGGGATGGTTTCCAGCACGGTTGTTCCTCGCTACGGGCTTGCGCCCGTTTGGATCTTGTCGTTTCCGCAGGGCCGCTCTAGGCGGTCATGCCGAGCAGGCCCTTGACCTTTTCCAGGGCCGCCACCACGCCGTCGATGATGGCTTCGGGCCGGGCCGGGCAGCCGGGCACGTAGACATCGACCGGGATGACCTTGTCCACGCCGCCGACCACGTTGTAGGCCTCGCGGAAGACGCCGCCGGTGCAGCCGCAGGCGCCGATGGCGATGACGGCCTTGGGTCCGGGCATCTGGTCGTAGATGTTTTTGAGCACATGCTTGTTGCGGTGGTTGACGGTGCCGGTGACGAGGAGCACGTCGGCGTGCTTGGGGTTGCCGACGTTGATGATGCCGAAGCGTTCGATATCGTACAGGGGCGTCAGGCAGGCCAGCACCTCGATGTCGCAGCCGTTGCAGCTGCCGCAGTCGAAGTGGACCACCCACGGGGACTTGATGCGTCCTTGATTGATCATGTTGCCTAACATGGGTGCGCTCTCTTTGGCTTAAAGGTCGTTATTGGGCATAGAGCCAGATCATGTTGACGACGGTCAGGGCCACGCCCATGCCCACGGCGGACTTGAGCATGAAGTGCCAGGTCAGGCGTGCCGTGACGTTGTCGATGATGATCTCGGCCAGGTAGGTCAGCGCCACCAGGACGACCATGCCAACGACGCTCGTGGACCAGAACAGGGCGCACAGGCCAAGGACCAGGATCACCTCGTACCAGTGGGCGATCTCGATCATGGCCAGGAAGGGGCCGGAGTATTCGGTGTAGACGCCGCGCACCAGCTCCTGGTGGGCGTGGTGGCAGGCCGAGATGTCAAACGGCGACTTGCGCAGCTTGATGGTCAGCGCGTAGCCGAGCACGATGAACATGAGCGGGATGTCGTAGAGGAGCGGCCGGGACAGCTCGAAGACCGCGCTCACCTTGAAGCTGCCGGTGACCATGGCGATGGCCGCGAAGACGAGGATCAGAAGCGGCTCGTAGGCCAGCATCTGCAGGAGTTCGCGCTGCCCGCCGATCTGGCTGTAGGGCGACGGCGAGGCCAGGGCGCCCATGACCAGGAAGACCGCGCCGACGGTGAGGACAAAGAAGATCAGCAGCAGGTCCGAGCCGATGAAGAGCAGGACCACGGACAGGGCGGCGGCCACCACGTAGACGTAGGCGCAGATGGCCTGCCAGGTGTTGGTGACCATGGGCTCCTTGCCGAGGAGCTTTAAGACGTCATAGAGGGGCTGCAGGATCGGCGGTCCGACCCGGGACTGCAGCCAGGCGGTGATCCGGCGATCCACGCCGGTGATGAGGGCTCCGAGGACCGGAGCCAGGATCAGGGCCACGATGGCGAGCAGGATTTTGATAATCACAGGGCGCCTCCGAAGAGCATGATCACGAGAACGGCAAGCGCGATGGCGTTGATCCACTTCGACAACATGGCTTCGCCGAAGAACTGCTCAAGGTAGTAGTTGCCGGACGCCGCGGCCACGTGCATGCCGAGCGGTCCGAGGAAGCCGGGCTTGCCGCCCACGGTCTGCTGTTCGCCGCACATGTACGGGTCCGCGATCTGGGCGGCCGTCACCTTCCGCGACTGCTTGATGGCGAAGTAGAGGCCAAGGCCGAGCAGGAGAAAGAGCGGGTAGATGATGAAGACGCCGGTGGACGACTCGAAGTTGCCAAGGCTCACGGTGTAGGCCGTGGTCTTGTAGTACATGGCCACGACCGGGGCCACCAGGCCGTTGTAGACAAAGGGCGACAGGAAGCTGACCACCACGGCCAGGCCGGCCAGGACCACCAGCGGGAAGCGCACCGTCGAGGCCTGGGTCTCGGGCTTGATCTTGCCAAAGGGCGTGGCCAGGAGGATGCCGGCCCAGCGGCACCAGAAGAGCACGGTCAGGCCCGAACCGAGGGCCAGCATGACCATGACCAGGAACTGGCCGTTGGCGGATTCGATGGCCATCCACTTGGCCATGAGCATGCCGAAAGGCGGCAGCATCATGGTCACGACGCCGATGACGGTAATGAGCGCCGTGCGGGGCATGACGGCCCACAAGCCGCGCATGTCCTCGATGTCGCGCGAGCCGATCTTCTGCTCGATGGCGCCCACGCACAGGAAGAGCAATGCCTTGGAGATGGCGTGGAACAGGATCAGCAGGATGGCCGCGGTGATGGCGGCCGGGGTGTTGATGCCGGCGCAGGCGATAATGAGGGCCAGGTTGGAGATGGTGGAATAGGCCAGGATCTTCTTGCCGTTGGACTGGCCGGCGGCCAGGGCGGCCGTGGCCAGGAAGACGAAGGCCCCAAAGAGCGCGATGAAGTTGGACAGGTACGTTCCGGCGTAGATCGGGGCCAGGCGCACGATGATGTAGACGCCGGCCTTGACCATGGTCGAGGAGTGGAGCAGGGCCGAAACCGGGGTGGGCGCGACCATGGCCCCGGTCAGCCAGCTCTGGAACGGGGCCTGGGCGGCCTTGGTCATGCCGGCGAAGACCAAGAGGAACATGGGGATGAGGATGGCCCCGCCGGCCACGGCCATCTCCGGCCCCTTGGCCAGGATGTCCTGGAGGGACAGGGTGCCGGCCGTTTTCTGCAGGATGATCAGGCCAAAGAGGAAGGCCGTGCCGCCAAGGACGTTCATCCACAGGGCGCGCTCGGCGTTCTTGCGGGCGATCTCGGTGTCGTCATGGCCGATCAGCATGAACGAGCACAGGGTGGTGCACTCCCAGAAAAAGTACATCCACAGGAGGTTGTTGGCCAGAACCAGGCCGTTCATGGCCCCGAGGAAGAGCACGATGAAGAAGAAGAACCGGGGCTGCCTGGATTTGGGCAGGTGCAGATGCTCCTCGTGCTCCTTCATGTAGCCGATGCCGTAGACGGCGATCAGCGAACCCACGATGGAGATGATGAGCACCATGATGAGGCTCAGGTCGTCGGCGAAGAAGGCGGGCGTGGCCCCATGGTCGTGAACCATGAAGAAGTCGAGCCAGACCAGACCGAGGATTTGGGCGGCGGTCAGCCAGATGATGATCTGGTTTTTTCGTTTGAAACCTACCGCCAGGACCACAAACAGTATGACGAAGTCGCCAAGGGTGACGAGCGTATCATACAGTGGGGCCGGCGACAGGATGAACGCTCCGCCGCGGAGCATGGCCAGTGATGCGAGGGCAAGCACCCCCGCCGTGGCCACCAGGATGACCTTGCGCACGTTTTGCTCACGCAAAACGAGCAACACGGCTGCAACCAGGAATGGCAGCAGCACCGTCGCAAAGACCAACGTGTCGAGCATAGGCACCTCGGAAAAAAGTTTAGGGACCGCCATGGACACACGCCCTGCCCCCGCCGCGGGACAGAGCAATCCACGAGCAATGCGGCCGCATGCTTTGGAAAACCCTAGGCCCCATGGGGGAGAGCGTCAAGTTTAGGCGTCTTATAAGAAATTGCCACCCTGTGCAATAGCGTGATTCCTTTCACAAGGGTCCCTCTTCAGGCAAAAAACGCCCTCCGGCACCCGCCCCGCCTGACTCTCGTGGGCCTACGACAGTCACTCTTCAAAAAAATATCGTGATTTCAAACTATTACCTTCAGGAAACTTTTTGGTGCCAAGAACGTTTTTTTTGGGCCGACCCCCTTGCCTTTCATGGCGATGTGGTTAGATACATTTCCGCCCGCCGCTAGCACTCCTCGCTTGCGAGTGCCAGCGGCGGGCCATTCCCCCCAAATATCCATGGAGGCAACCGTATGAAGCTCAAACCCTTAGGCGATCGCGTGCTCGTGAAACGGCTGGAACAGGAGGAAGTCACGAAGGGTGGCATCATCATCCCCGACTCCGCCAAGGAAAAGCCCATGAA encodes:
- a CDS encoding respiratory chain complex I subunit 1 family protein, giving the protein MIKILLAIVALILAPVLGALITGVDRRITAWLQSRVGPPILQPLYDVLKLLGKEPMVTNTWQAICAYVYVVAAALSVVLLFIGSDLLLIFFVLTVGAVFLVMGALASPSPYSQIGGQRELLQMLAYEPLLILVFAAIAMVTGSFKVSAVFELSRPLLYDIPLMFIVLGYALTIKLRKSPFDISACHHAHQELVRGVYTEYSGPFLAMIEIAHWYEVILVLGLCALFWSTSVVGMVVLVALTYLAEIIIDNVTARLTWHFMLKSAVGMGVALTVVNMIWLYAQ
- a CDS encoding NADH-quinone oxidoreductase subunit C, translating into MLETIPLSLDAVQDVAKECFDDGWRLVTMSAVQLADNNFDLLYHYDKDLVMRHYRLTIPKDTVVPSISPVYFAALLVENEIRDQFGICFSDIVLDFGGALYLEEEVRAMPFCKVSVAQKQS
- a CDS encoding DNA polymerase III subunit delta', whose translation is MTPPTTFSHHHLSTAAAAFAIPERQTHVLAGLHGLTRAMPQALILEGGQASERAAVAVWLAARLNCREDGSPCGRCPTCRQVLDKVFLDLQYFDGGVETIKVDTMREVRRLVGEPPRGPGRRVIILAEAQGLTDEAANALLKAMEEPRPGNVFVLLAPQRERLFPTLVSRSFVLTLAWPDTAVPAPSGGEDDPWPLLDALHQFWRTGRGWFSAAKGRPTKLCAERALTELSRGLAGYLAGRNDSDLAVLLGPCRDPDIPRRFDLLLSECQEALIVTVNPALVLDRLATRAYLWFRG
- a CDS encoding phosphoribosylaminoimidazolecarboxamide formyltransferase, with translation MSDLKKMYTTMVEDPFPAELAIRLGDAELTFAKRTWTIDGEEKGLRYGENPDQPAALYAPVDGRLTLGGVTFRGPGDGLVCAATEEHLLQSGKHPGKTNLTDVDNGVNILQYLTAKPAAVILKHNNPCGAAWSDAGLAVAFEAAFTADRIAAFGGAVVVNRTLDVATAEQINAVYVEVVAAPDYEPKALEILKSKKNLRIFRLPGLSQLDKLVGQPFLDVKSLADGGLVLQFSFRNRILAVGDFLPAQATDKAGTTVVARAPSAQEAEDLLFAWAVEAGVTSNSVIFVKDGATVAIGTGEQDRVGVVELTIHKAKTKYADGLAFAAHKLSLYELAQKAKGDPEIRKSLADITARTDATNGGLAGTVLVSDGFFPFRDGVDLCIAAGVTAIAQPGGSIRDTEVIAACNEATPQVAMVFTGQRSFRH
- a CDS encoding NADH-quinone oxidoreductase subunit L, which encodes MLDTLVFATVLLPFLVAAVLLVLREQNVRKVILVATAGVLALASLAMLRGGAFILSPAPLYDTLVTLGDFVILFVVLAVGFKRKNQIIIWLTAAQILGLVWLDFFMVHDHGATPAFFADDLSLIMVLIISIVGSLIAVYGIGYMKEHEEHLHLPKSRQPRFFFFIVLFLGAMNGLVLANNLLWMYFFWECTTLCSFMLIGHDDTEIARKNAERALWMNVLGGTAFLFGLIILQKTAGTLSLQDILAKGPEMAVAGGAILIPMFLLVFAGMTKAAQAPFQSWLTGAMVAPTPVSALLHSSTMVKAGVYIIVRLAPIYAGTYLSNFIALFGAFVFLATAALAAGQSNGKKILAYSTISNLALIIACAGINTPAAITAAILLILFHAISKALLFLCVGAIEQKIGSRDIEDMRGLWAVMPRTALITVIGVVTMMLPPFGMLMAKWMAIESANGQFLVMVMLALGSGLTVLFWCRWAGILLATPFGKIKPETQASTVRFPLVVLAGLAVVVSFLSPFVYNGLVAPVVAMYYKTTAYTVSLGNFESSTGVFIIYPLFLLLGLGLYFAIKQSRKVTAAQIADPYMCGEQQTVGGKPGFLGPLGMHVAAASGNYYLEQFFGEAMLSKWINAIALAVLVIMLFGGAL
- a CDS encoding nickel-dependent hydrogenase large subunit, with product MARTILPFGPQHPVLPEPLHLKLTIENETVIEALPTLGYVHRGLERLCEIRDFNQMIQIVERVCGICSCLHALCYCEGVEQIMGVEVPRRAKYLRTIWGELHRMHSHLLWLGLFADAFGFESLFMQFWRVRERIMDIMEATCGNRVVVSVNVIGGVRRDLSPEQCLWIEQQLALSEKEIKQLQTTILNDYTVKKRTVGIGVLSKEKAYQLGAVGPMLRGSGWAQDARQTGYAAFDELGFEPVVEYGGDSYARCAVRFRETLQSIDIVRLAIARMPAGETSVNVEGAMEDDTPRPVVAGERRDIMQAYNRDKHHKITAAPPPNLDLPTGLVAAKVKGKPDGEAVTRVEQPRGELMYYIKGNGSKNMERVRIRTPTFANIPPLLAILPGCELADVPVIVLSIDPCISCTER
- a CDS encoding adenylosuccinate synthase yields the protein MAEYRNQQTPGAGRGIVIHGAQWGDEGKGKIVDLLTETAKAVVRFQGGNNAGHTLVVGGEKTVVHLMPSGILHDGTTCLIGNGVVLDPEVLCREMDTLGAKGVHVTPERLIVSRKTHVIMPYHRLLDGARETLLAGGKIGTTGRGIGPCYEDKMARIGIRAGDFADPDLLAKKIAKALVEKNILFTKLYDMPALDPGTVAEALAPVAKRLLPYLGDVSSVIQKTMAAGGDVLFEGAQGTHLDIDHGTYPFVTSSNTVSGQAAAGSGCAPDVLGRVVAVVKAYTTRVGSGPFPTELFGTVGDYLQEKGGEFGATTGRKRRCGWLDLALLRESARLSGPTDIALTKLDVLSGLYEIKICIGYRFKGKIYEYPPQEEGALEHVEPIYETMPGWEEDLSGITAWEDLPLAAREYVSRIEQSLKTTCSILSVGPDRRQTIIRG
- a CDS encoding NADH-quinone oxidoreductase subunit B family protein, whose translation is MLGNMINQGRIKSPWVVHFDCGSCNGCDIEVLACLTPLYDIERFGIINVGNPKHADVLLVTGTVNHRNKHVLKNIYDQMPGPKAVIAIGACGCTGGVFREAYNVVGGVDKVIPVDVYVPGCPARPEAIIDGVVAALEKVKGLLGMTA
- a CDS encoding 4Fe-4S dicluster domain-containing protein; protein product: MFNMTKNVVTNLFSKSSTRLYPFAVRGHFEGFRGTLVNNIDECIFCRTCQIKCPSQCISVDNKAGTWTCEAMSCVYCGVCVDVCPTSCLSMTKEHRPVATEQQTIFLQGVPKKKKKAEEAPAE